The following nucleotide sequence is from Euleptes europaea isolate rEulEur1 chromosome 3, rEulEur1.hap1, whole genome shotgun sequence.
CGAAGAAGGCGGCGCCCAAGAAGAAGTAGACCTGTCGCCCTGTTCCGTCTTTCCAAAACCCAAAGGCTCTTTTAAGAGCCACCCACTTCCTCCGAAAAAGAGCTGGCGCGCAACTGGGTCCAAGGAGGCGATCCCTCCTGGAGCTGTCCCTTGACAGGCTTGCGGCAAGCCTTAGGCTAGCTTCTCACGTACTGCATTCACACCgttggggcgcgggggggggggctcacttaGCCACGGAAGTACTAGAGACGAAGCTAGAAGTAGCCGCAGATCAACACAATTCATATTAGAATTAGGATCaatgtatttttttgggggggggagggagtaatTTAGGCTTTAGGGAAACTAAAATGAGCGCACACAGCGTACCTTCCTTTAAAGCAGACCTGTCAAAcgctgttttctgcagctgccaaATTTTTCAATTAAATTAGTTTGAATAAATTGAATACAATCGGGCGTCAGCGTTCTCCCGGACAGGTGATGGAGAAGCGCTTTGTTTCCTTTCTCTGCTTTTTTGGGGATTGTGTACCATTTCGGTCTTCAATGTTCACTGAGCTCAGTGGGGCTCTTGAATAAGCGTGGTAGGATTAGATTTCAATTAGTTAAATCTATATGGAAAGATCCTTCGAGTATAGAATCCGAATATTTCTAGCATTATTAATGCTTGTTGAAGGCTACTGTCAGAAGAGACAGTGTACTTTTTGGGCTGGAATGTGTACAGGTGATCATATATTGCCAAGGGCTGAAATAAAGAACGTTTACTATGTGTAGTAGTTTATCCTACTTAAAGCATATTCACGCGGAATCCCATTTAATTCAGCAATTACGTTCAAGTAAAGAgagagccatttatttatttgggaagcGGCTCGAAATAATTTGTAAAAATCTTTTTTGTGAATGAACATGGCTTTGCTCAGTGTTTATTTACCAGTCTTTCATTTGCTAGTGGAGTCAGTACAACTTGTGATTGGTTGAGAGGCTGTTTCTTTTTCAGCCAATCGGCATTGGATATCATGTTGTCCAATCAGAAACTGTAAACGAAAGATATCTCTCACTAAGGTCTGTCTCTTGCCCAATGAGAAGCGAGGACTAGAAGCCTCTGATTTGCATAAAGCCCATATAAAAAGGCTGCTGCCGCTCGAGTGTTCGTCTGTCGCGGAGGCTGCGTTGCCAAGATGCCGGAGCCGGCTAAGTCCGTCCCGGTTTCCAAGAAGGGGTCCAAGAAAGCTGTAACAAAGACACACAAGAAGGGGGATAAAAAGCGGAGGAAGGTCCGAAAAGAGAGCTATTCGATCTACGTGTACAAAGTCCTGAAGCAAGTCCACCCGGACACGGGCATTTCTTCAAAAGCCATGAGCATCATGAATTCTTTTGTGAACGACGTCTTCGAGCGCATCGCTGGGGAAGCTACTCGTTTGGCTCATTACAACAAGCGGTCGACTATCACTTCCCGAGAGATTCAGACGGCGGtgcggctgctgctgccgggAGAGCTCGCTAAGCACGCCGTGTCTGAAGGCACCAAGGCGGTTACCAAATACACCAGCTCCAAATAAACGGCCGCCCTTGATTTTCAACCCAAAGGCTCTTTTAAGAGCCACCTATCTCTTCAATAAAAGGGAACTGTGTCACTTTAAAGACCCGacaaaaccacttctgttagctTGGTATTTTTTGTTCTTATGCAGTAAAACTTAAGATAAAGGTTTAAGGCGGTCTCTTAACAGggggaagagagcaagagtctagtagcaccttcaagacttaacaaaagttctggcagggtgtgagctttcgggagtcacagctcactgtTGACTGGAATCATGTTATAGTGTTGCCCTAAACAGGTCTAGCTGATTGGGCTTACTCGCAGGAAGgcgtttttaggattgcaatatatttttctaaaaaatgggcTGCCTCACAGTGAGAGCTCAACCATTTAACTATATTCGCTACAAGTTACGCTGATTCCGAGTGTGTTTGCTTCCACTTTATAGGTGTATGCTTTGCAACCAAAATTGCACATCATTCGAGTAAGAAGCCGCAGCCACTTCCTTGTCCGTTGGAATTTTGAAATTCCCGCGTTGGGCGGTTATTGGCCAGTCATTCCAGATCCTCTTTTTACTTAGAAACTAGGATTAGTAAAACAGACACATACAACCAACTGTACTAGGATTAAAGGCTTCGTTTTCTTAATGATCTTTACCTGCTTAGTTTTAATATTTACCTCTACCCAAACTGCGGGCGTGGTTAATGGAATAGCCACCTTTAGAAAAGATTATCAAAGAATCCTCACCCATCTTGCAACGCAATAGCGTGGTTTTCAGCTCGAATATTTTACATAAACTGCATAAATGTGTATAGTAAGAGGGTGGcagactccccttccttcctctgttcACTAAAACAGGTTCTCTACCGAAGTGTTTTTAGTATGGGAAGGGGTAATCGTTGCACAGGGAAACGTGTTTGGTGCATCTGACAAAATTCAAATAATGGGATTTATGAGCAAGCATTTAGGAAAAGACGAGTCTGAGTCTTCAACGAATATTTATTGAGCACTTGGAAAAAGCCTAGAGGCGAAGGACTAAAACAACCAACGAGAAGCCTTTATCCTAAAAGCAAAAGCGAGGGTTTTTCAAATGATCCAATGAGGCTGGCTTTTTCCAGACTCAACCAATCAAAAACGCGCCAGCAACCAATGGCGGAAAGGCACTTCGTCTAATAGCAGCCAATCAAAACGCAGGGTTAGCCTA
It contains:
- the LOC130475725 gene encoding histone H2B 8-like; this encodes MPEPAKSVPVSKKGSKKAVTKTHKKGDKKRRKVRKESYSIYVYKVLKQVHPDTGISSKAMSIMNSFVNDVFERIAGEATRLAHYNKRSTITSREIQTAVRLLLPGELAKHAVSEGTKAVTKYTSSK